The genomic DNA CCGAGGAGGCGCTCCGTGGACGCCACGCCGGCCCGGGGCGAGTACCGGCGGAGGTCGAACAGGAAGTTCGCCGCCTCGTGGTAGTCCATACCCGGGACTGCCGTGCGGGGCGCTTCAGCGTGTCGGACTCTCGAGGCGAGTCCCCCGCCAGCCACCCCGCCGACCTGCACCTGCGTCCCTCGCCGGCCGATGTGTCAGCCGTCCCTGCCGTTCGAACCGGATGGCCGCTCCCGATGTCGGCTGCCCCCTACGGACTGTCCGGCACCATCACTCCCGGCTCCGTGAGACGGTTCGTATCCGTGGGCATCGCTCCACCCAGCCGCCCACGGTGGCCCGTGTCCGGTACCGGACCGCGTCGACGGTGTTGCCCAGCAGGTTCCCGAAGTGGATGGCCCGGACGTACGCCCGGATGTCCGCCGCCATCTCGGCACCGTACTCGTCGACCAGGGCGTCGACGGCCTCGCTGGAGGGCTCCCCGTCGGTCTCGGCGTAGTGCTGTGCGAACAGCAGCGCCGTCCGTTCACCCGGGTCGATGGCCGCCTCCACGTCCCGCTCGAGGATATCGTCGATGACGCTGTCGTCGATGCCGGCCTCGCGTGCGAGGTGCGTGTGAAAGCGGGCGCAGTACCGGCACTCGTTGACGGCGGTCGTCGCCAGCATGAGCTTCTCGGCCAGCTGGTGGGGAACCCGTCCGGCACGGGTCGCTCGCACCAGCGCGGGTCCGTTGCGGACGACCCGTCCGAGCTCCGTGGGGAGGTTCCGCGCCGTCAACGACCGTTTCTCGAACCCACCGCCGCCCGGCAGGTCCGACTGTGTCTCGGAGGTCACTGGCCAACGATAGGTCGACAGCGAGCAAAAGGGTTCGCCGAGGTGGTCGTTCCGTAGTAATCGGTGAACCGTTGCCGAACGCGCGGTCAAAAATATTGCATCGAGCTGAAAAAGCAACTTATTCTCTAAGGTATGGACGCTTCTCTCCCTGTAGAGCGTATAGTGGTCGATTTATTCATGGCAGGGAGAGTACAGTCGAGACAACAGAGGTGGCACAGTATCACGAAAGCCCTGCTGGTCGGCTACGTGGTTCTCCTCGTACTCTCACACGGAGCGTCAGCTGACGCATCGGACTGGCCGACACAGGCGACACAACTGGTGATATGGGGTGCCGGCCTGGGTGCTGTTAGCTTCATGCTCCTGCGGTACGAACTGGAGATCGGATATCTGCTCGCTATCGTTACAGGCCTCCTCGGTATCGCCAGTTGGCTCCTCATCCCCGACGGGGTCCTCAGTCCTGGGCCTGATATCGGAATCGTATTCGGGCTGGTCGAGTTCCCGCTGTTCGAACTTGCTCTGATAGCGTCCGCCTATCTGGTCCGAAGAGAACGCGGCGAGACGACGAACAGAGCCGCATCGGACGATAACGTCCCACAATAGGGGGGAATCTACCCAATCCGTCGGCCCGGGCTCCGACCCGACGACAGTCGGGCCGCCGCCCTCACCCACGGGGGCGGCGAAGGCGCCCGAGTGCCGGCTGTCTCTCCGACCGGGGTCTACATCATGCCGCCCATGCCGCCGCCCATACCGCCCATACCGCCCATGCCGCCGCCCATACCGCCACCGGGACCACCGGCGTCCTCCTCGCCCTCGGTGGACAGGTCGCCGGCGGCGATGATGTCGTCGATCTTCAGGACGAGCGTCGCCGCCTCGGTGGCGCTGGAGAGCGCCTGCTCCTTGGCGTGGGCCGGCTCGACGACACCCGCCTCGTAGGTGTCGACCACGTCGCCCGTGAAGACGTCGAGGCCGGCGTGCTCGTCGCCGTCGGCGTGCGCGGC from Haloglomus litoreum includes the following:
- a CDS encoding carboxymuconolactone decarboxylase family protein — translated: MTSETQSDLPGGGGFEKRSLTARNLPTELGRVVRNGPALVRATRAGRVPHQLAEKLMLATTAVNECRYCARFHTHLAREAGIDDSVIDDILERDVEAAIDPGERTALLFAQHYAETDGEPSSEAVDALVDEYGAEMAADIRAYVRAIHFGNLLGNTVDAVRYRTRATVGGWVERCPRIRTVSRSRE